In Pseudomonas fluorescens, one genomic interval encodes:
- a CDS encoding YceI family protein: protein MRARFTAVALFACLCVTSAAQAAEYNRVNTTASQISFTYNQMGSLMYGTFGKFDATLQFDSDNLAGAHTTLHIDLNSIDAGSTDANTELVKPAWFDTQRFPVAVFESSRFTRVTGNHYLIAGQLTLKGITREVQVPVELKPDSSIGIFDGELVLKRDQFGLGAGEWTDTVVSNDIAIKFKVVAPQQ from the coding sequence ATGCGTGCCCGATTCACCGCTGTGGCACTGTTTGCCTGCCTGTGCGTCACGAGCGCGGCGCAGGCCGCTGAATACAACCGCGTCAACACCACCGCCAGCCAGATCAGCTTTACCTACAACCAGATGGGCTCGCTGATGTACGGCACCTTCGGCAAGTTCGACGCGACACTGCAGTTCGACAGCGACAACCTCGCCGGCGCCCACACCACATTGCACATCGACCTGAACAGCATCGACGCCGGCAGCACTGACGCCAACACCGAACTGGTGAAACCGGCGTGGTTCGATACGCAGCGCTTTCCCGTGGCGGTGTTCGAGTCCAGCCGTTTTACCCGGGTCACGGGCAATCATTATCTGATCGCCGGCCAGCTCACCCTCAAGGGCATCACCCGCGAGGTGCAGGTGCCGGTCGAGCTGAAACCGGACAGTTCGATCGGCATTTTCGACGGTGAGCTGGTGCTCAAGCGTGACCAGTTCGGACTCGGGGCGGGGGAGTGGACGGACACTGTGGTGTCCAACGACATCGCGATCAAGTTCAAGGTAGTGGCGCCACAGCAGTGA
- a CDS encoding YXWGXW repeat-containing protein has protein sequence MSRNLKTLLAASLVAITLSGCIVEPVRPHRPPPPVEVVPVMPAPGYHWVAGHYRWDGREWRWAPGHWRAY, from the coding sequence ATGTCGCGAAACCTGAAAACCCTGCTCGCCGCCTCACTGGTCGCGATCACCCTGTCGGGCTGCATTGTCGAACCGGTACGGCCGCATCGGCCACCACCGCCGGTGGAAGTCGTGCCGGTCATGCCAGCGCCCGGTTATCACTGGGTCGCCGGTCACTATCGTTGGGATGGACGTGAGTGGCGCTGGGCACCGGGACATTGGCGCGCCTACTGA
- a CDS encoding YXWGXW repeat-containing protein — protein MNVLRSLFKWRQALLLVPLTLAALASTPVFAQPPVYIQQAPPPMRMEVMPGPRPGYVWDQGHWRWEGRGYVWMPGHWQPVRYGAHWRPGHWQARGPNWYWVEGHWAR, from the coding sequence ATGAACGTTTTGCGTTCTCTGTTCAAATGGCGGCAAGCCTTGTTGCTGGTGCCGCTGACCCTGGCAGCGCTGGCCAGCACCCCGGTGTTTGCACAACCCCCGGTTTACATTCAGCAGGCACCGCCGCCGATGCGCATGGAAGTGATGCCCGGCCCGCGCCCCGGTTATGTCTGGGATCAGGGCCATTGGCGCTGGGAAGGACGCGGCTACGTGTGGATGCCCGGTCATTGGCAACCGGTGAGGTACGGCGCGCACTGGCGACCAGGCCACTGGCAGGCGCGCGGTCCTAACTGGTACTGGGTCGAAGGCCACTGGGCCCGTTGA
- a CDS encoding GNAT family N-acetyltransferase translates to MPRITHYKSPCPESVNSQILQLVVDYLTDISAVGLGPSNLLYNVYQYAVGYEVHLYLEALNGEKGTEVELLVATAEDDPERVTGFLLYLPVQGDWEACSVAYMAVREGYRRQGVARAMIGEMVSRYPHAELTCSVGKVPYFEALGFEVIGARETQVLMSTRHYRSNGLRGFIDTTPIYRSLEVQQIHTYLLQKNGKRAMLDAEKQRDRHLDQTTRHVEEFVRQRLTLH, encoded by the coding sequence ATGCCACGCATCACCCACTACAAATCCCCATGCCCCGAAAGCGTCAACAGCCAGATTCTGCAACTGGTGGTCGATTACCTCACCGACATCAGCGCGGTCGGTCTTGGCCCGAGCAATCTGCTGTACAACGTCTATCAGTACGCGGTCGGCTATGAGGTGCATCTGTATCTGGAGGCGCTGAATGGTGAGAAGGGCACCGAGGTGGAATTGCTGGTGGCGACGGCCGAGGACGACCCGGAGCGGGTCACCGGTTTCCTCTTGTACCTGCCGGTGCAAGGCGATTGGGAAGCGTGCAGCGTCGCCTACATGGCCGTGCGCGAAGGCTATCGGCGCCAGGGCGTGGCGCGGGCGATGATCGGCGAGATGGTCAGCCGTTATCCGCACGCCGAACTGACCTGCAGCGTCGGCAAGGTGCCGTACTTCGAGGCGCTGGGTTTCGAGGTGATCGGCGCGCGCGAAACCCAGGTGTTGATGAGCACCCGGCATTACCGCAGCAATGGCCTGCGCGGTTTCATCGACACCACACCGATCTATCGCTCGCTGGAAGTGCAGCAGATCCACACCTACCTGCTGCAGAAAAACGGCAAGCGCGCGATGCTCGATGCGGAAAAACAGCGCGACCGGCATCTGGATCAAACTACCCGTCACGTCGAAGAGTTTGTCCGTCAGCGCCTGACGCTGCACTGA
- a CDS encoding TetR/AcrR family transcriptional regulator has protein sequence MSTIEMTEADSPAQPRRRLSREDRNRQLLDVAWQIIRAEGTDALTLGYLADKAGVTKPVVYDHFTTRSGLLAALYRDFDTRQTAVMDAAIDQCPPTLTATATVIATAYVDCVLLQGNEIPGVIAALGSTPELEKIKRDYEAIFLEKCRSVLQPLAAGGEITQAGLRAMLGAAEALSNAAASAEISARQAKDELFATIIAMVERAAARATSGT, from the coding sequence ATGTCAACCATAGAAATGACCGAAGCCGATTCCCCTGCCCAGCCGCGACGTCGCCTGTCGCGCGAAGATCGCAACCGCCAGTTGCTCGACGTCGCCTGGCAGATCATTCGGGCCGAGGGCACCGATGCCCTGACCCTGGGTTATCTGGCGGACAAGGCAGGGGTGACCAAACCGGTGGTCTACGACCACTTCACCACTCGCTCGGGCTTGCTCGCGGCGCTTTACCGGGACTTCGATACGCGCCAGACCGCGGTGATGGACGCTGCCATCGACCAATGTCCGCCGACACTGACCGCCACCGCGACAGTGATCGCCACGGCGTACGTCGATTGCGTGTTATTGCAGGGCAATGAGATTCCTGGAGTGATTGCCGCGCTGGGCAGCACGCCGGAGCTGGAAAAGATCAAGCGCGACTACGAGGCAATCTTCCTCGAAAAGTGCCGCAGTGTGCTGCAACCGCTGGCTGCTGGCGGGGAAATCACCCAAGCCGGTTTGCGCGCGATGCTCGGTGCCGCCGAGGCGTTGTCGAATGCTGCCGCCAGTGCTGAAATCAGTGCCCGGCAAGCGAAGGACGAGTTGTTCGCGACCATCATCGCGATGGTGGAACGGGCCGCCGCCCGTGCGACTAGCGGTACTTGA
- a CDS encoding NAD(P)H-dependent oxidoreductase, producing the protein MHALIVVAHHEPRSLTHSVATQIAEGLTSANPANTREIADLYAEGFQPVFGAADFAVHHREAQPPADVLAEQARIDRADALVLVFPVYWWSMPALLKGWIDRVFSNGWAFDFAGDLKHVRKLQRLRVHLVGLAGADERAYERHGYGPAMKAQIEHGIFDYSGATVVSSTLMVESEVRDPQEHLQTARHIGAQMFT; encoded by the coding sequence ATGCACGCATTGATTGTTGTGGCGCATCACGAACCGCGTTCGCTGACCCACAGCGTGGCAACGCAGATTGCCGAGGGCCTGACAAGCGCCAACCCTGCCAATACCCGGGAAATCGCCGATCTGTACGCCGAGGGATTTCAGCCGGTGTTCGGCGCAGCGGATTTCGCCGTGCATCACCGTGAGGCGCAGCCGCCAGCCGACGTGCTGGCTGAACAGGCGCGGATTGATCGGGCCGACGCTCTGGTGCTGGTATTCCCGGTGTACTGGTGGTCGATGCCGGCGTTGCTCAAGGGTTGGATTGATCGGGTGTTCAGCAACGGCTGGGCGTTTGATTTCGCTGGCGACCTCAAGCATGTGAGGAAGCTGCAGCGCCTGCGCGTGCATCTGGTCGGGCTTGCGGGGGCCGATGAACGCGCCTACGAACGTCACGGTTATGGCCCGGCGATGAAGGCGCAGATCGAACACGGGATTTTCGATTACAGCGGGGCGACGGTAGTGAGTTCGACGCTGATGGTGGAGTCGGAGGTGCGTGATCCGCAGGAGCATCTGCAAACGGCGCGACATATCGGCGCCCAGATGTTCACCTGA